The genomic region AGCACTATGTAAATGGACAAGTAGCCATTCAAGCTGCACGAGTTGTGCTGGAATCTCAAGTTCATTGCGGGTCGTGTGCGTAGCAGCAACTGACTCAGTAGGCTGTAAACTGTATTTCGGAACACCTCGTTACATGTATTTTTCAAAAGTTTTACATCTTTGCTGCATGGTCTGCAAGCATATGTCGTTACTTGTTAGCAAATGTTCTTTCGCTGTCCTTCATGAATGTATATAAACTTTTAACCACGCATAGCATATGTAGGAGGTATGCTATGTTAGTTAATATTCATGACATGTAATGGATCATTATCTCTATCTCTAATGCGAGAAGGCTTCAGATATTCTTGCAAATACCGTCTTCCATTTTAACGCTTAAATGTGAAGGTATGAAATCAAGGTTTGGGTCGGGTGCCTCCTTTTGGGTTTTAAGTTTATGGGTATTTATTTGGGCCAATCGCCGACATGCTCGCCAATATGCTCACTGTGGGCCTGACTGTGAGCCCAAAAAGGAAAAGAAAACCCTAATGTTTCTCAGTCACACGATACTCATCAAACGGTGCAAATCTGAAAGCCCTTGCACTATAAATATTCTTGCTCTGTATGCAACTCTCACATTGTCAATTCAGGGTTTTAGGTTTGCGCCTCCTCTATCATCGTCGTCGTTGGGAACTGAAGTCACCAGAACTTCCAACCTTTGAAGTAGCTCAATTGTCTCTGTCTGCATATTTCTTTTTACTATGTTTTGTTATTTGGATTGATCTCTCTGTGTTTATTTGATGCATCTATCTGTTGCTTAAGATTGGTTCTTGCTTCTGTGTTGTCGTGACGGGGGAAATTGATTCATTCCCTTACTTAGTGGAGCAAACTATTATTGATGTTTGCACATTCCAAAGTTAACGTCGAATATCAATGCTTGGTTGATGTTGATGGTCCTCTTCCGGGAGTTCCTCCATCGGCTGAGCAGTCTCATATTCCATTGCCTTGTGGAGCGGCGTTGCTGCTTTTACCATTTGGGACTGGCCATGAGACAGACATTTCCATATCTTGTTAATTTTCTGTTTTAGTTTGTTGTGATTTGGTGACGGGGGACCTTGATCAGTCCCTTACTTGATTGGGGCAAACTAGTTGATGTTTGTACATTCCAAAGTTAACGTCGCAGACTGATGCTAGTTGATGTTGATGGCTCTCTTTCGGGAGTTCCTCCGTCGACAAGTGGTCTCATATTCCATTGCCTTGTGGAGCAGCGTTGCTGCATTTACCATTTGGGACTTGCCATGAGACAAACATTCTCACAACCTTGAATGCATTGATTTTTTGTTTTGCCTCTGATGAAATCGGTTAACAAATACCATCTTTCGGGACTGATTGGCTTTTTAAGCCTTGTTGACATTTCCGCAATTCTGAGGCGTTTGTTTATGTGTTTTATGTTATTGCTGTATATGATTTTTAGAACCTGTGATGAAATCAGTTAACAAACACACCATCTTTCGGGACTGAATGGCTTAATGCCTTGTTGACAACATCTGCAATTCTGAGGTTCTGATCATATACTTGAGAACGTTCTTACTTTGCTATCTCTGCTGTTGTCTGTGTTTCTTTGCCAATTGGAATTTAGTGCAAAACTCTTGCTGTTTTTGTTGTCTGAATTGATAGTTGATGGATTTGCGAGTATAGAATCATTGTGTTCTTCATCAATGGGTAGGTCTGTATATTGTAATGATGGATTTACCAGTCATCTTTTTGGTTGTAATGTATCTGTATTCTTAAGAATGCGTTTGGCTTTTCTGAGATTTTCTGTTCAGGGGTTACAAATTCTTTGAAGCAGAAAAAGTAGTAAATCTTATGGTTCCAATGAAATTTGAGAAGAGAACACAAACAATTAAATTTTTAGTTGAAAGCAGTGGGGAATGAATGACATGTTTGTTGCGAGATGATTAGTTCCTTTTCACTGCCTCCGTAATAACCTCATGCTAAGTAACCTCATTATTGGGTTCTTTTCCTACGGCAAAACAGTATATATAAAGCATATGGCTACACAAATTACTGATCATGAGAGCTAAAACTTGAAAGGGCTTATGGGAATTTGGTCTTTTCTACATTTGCGACGTATGGGAAATTCAGACACAGGCTATTCACTGAATGCAAGCTTGAACTGTCATCAATTATTCTCCAGATCCTGCACATACTAGAACCTCATGCTAGAACCTCATGGAAAACTGTTATATCTTCGATTTCCTTACCCTCTAAATCACACTAGTGATCATGCACACACAATCTCCACACAGCTGCAAGTTAACAATCAGTTGAACCAACCAGCAATCCTACGCAGTTAAAAATCAGTTGACTGAAATCATTGATTCAAAAGATCTCAGGAGCTGTCTATAAGCATAAACAAATTATAAAAAAAACAGTGGTCCAGAAAAAGTTAACTGTCTAAAACTCTTGTGCTATAGTAAGGGGTTTTGACTGAAATCGCACGATTGAGAGTAAACTGATATAAACAGCGAAGATTTGATGCTAGATTGGTTCAAAAGATGTTAGGAGGTGTCTATAAGCATAACCAAATGAAAAAAAAGAACAGTAGCTCATAAAATGTTAAACTGTCTAAAAACTCCGTGTGTTGTTTTGACTCAAATCGCTCGATTGCGAATAAACTGATATAAACAGCGAAGTTTTGATACTAGATTTTTCAAAAGATGTAGTATATTCATGTATCTGTTCCCAATATATCTTTCACATTTAATTTCAGACATTGTATAAAACACACATAAAACCTGCAGCAACTGGTATCTTACAATTTAGTATCTGCTTTTCTGCTTCTTCGCTAGCTTTAGGGAAAAGGTTAAAAGTGTAATTATTTTTGAACCAGTTGCTGCAGGTTAATGGCTTGTAAGTGATCAAGGCAAGCATCGTGCCTAGAAGCATCTGGAATGGCACTGAGGAAGTGAAACAAATTGGCTCCTACAGAGCCATTAACCTCAAAAATCAGTTCATCGCCAGCAGCGACATATGATTCTCCAATTATATACCGAAGAACATGCATATCCCACAATCAAAAAGAGTTTCCCCAAAACGCTGTCATCTGAAACTATATTAGACGAGCTGTACATACTACATAGAGCGGCCTCAACTTTGAAGTTTGAACCATATTACAGCAAAAAGAAGTAAAGCATACATTTTTCAAGTCGGACTTCAACAAGAAAGCAGAGGGTGAAGAGCTTACAATTGGTGAAGATACAGGTGGTGATGATCTAGCTGCTCGTTTAGTACCAGGCTACCAGTCGTCTCAAAAATAAAATGAACTTGTATGGACGAAAATTTGTCTATTTTCAAATACGTTCACCAAAATAACTAACCCTTTGGTTCTTAAACGCTAATCTACAACAGGATACAAAAACAAATGTGAACTCACTATAGAAACAGTATGTCAGCTAAATTTGCATCACAAGAGAATACACACGAACGATACAATAAGAGTATCACAAGAGACACAGACAACTACAGCTACCACCCACTCTGACGTTGTGAGTGTTTTCTACAGTCCTTCGAAAACAGACGCATACAAATGTTAATGCAGATCGTGTGTCGTCCTTTGATCGAGCACATTCTGAGATCTATTCACACTTACTCTAGTGGGATCCCATTGTCAATCAAACCAAGCACTTTCCTTCCAAATCCAAACACAAGTTCATTCCGATTCTGTAAAAGCTTCGATATAAGCATTTGATGAAGGGGACTATTTGCGCTCTTCGTGGCCTTCAATGCTGTTTGGATCACGTAGTTTCCATACTGATCCCTCGCAACTTGACAAAGTTTCTCATACTTGAGAAGAACACTTACCACATGTACCATCCCGGACGAGTTTAAACACTTCTCCACAACGTGACTGCCACCTTTTTGTAACGAGAGTTGTATATAAAGATCTCTCAGCTCCAGACATATGTACTCGCTGTAAATGGGATTGTGGAGTCCGAGGATGTGCTGAAGAACAAAGTTCCTGAATGAATAAAACAGTGCTTATTAGCCAACTTAACAAGTCAATGTACAAATAATGGGCCACAACTAAACAACTAGAGATAAGATCGAGAAAAAAAATACCCTGAAGGATGCTGAGAAAGGAATTTTGATTTGCTTGAAATCACATTCATGAGTGTCTCTCTATATGGAGCTTTACTGTTGGTGATGAACTCATTCAAGTATATACATCCTTTTTCATTCTGAGCCAATGGGATGCAAAGATTTACTGCAGCTTCATATAGTTTCTGCAATTAAACCAAATTAGCTATATAGTTGAAAGAGTATATATATACTGTTGTGTTATTGTTCAAAAAAAAAAAATATGCTGCTGTGTTATGCACATGCATGGATGGATCAAAAAGAGAAACATGGACGAAGTACCTGATTTTTCTCATTGTCAAGGAGGTTTAAGCACTTCAATATAATGAAAGATCCTGAACGATTGGTCATCAGTTCTTCAAATCCACTTGATAGGGCTACTATCACAATGTCAATCAAAGGCGATTTCTCAAGCACCTTGATCAGCCTCTGAACCGATTTCGAGCTGCGCACACAAATCAAAAGACTCATCAATCCGTTCAACAAACTACAAGCATAAATGAAAGATATATCTCTTGTGAATAGTCAAGGGAGATAGATTATATACCCGTATCTGCTGACTGATATCTTGATAAGTAATCGAGCATTCCAAGCTATCTTTGATACAATGAGGAATAGATGATTATCACTGCATGACAGAATTAGCTTCGCAAACACATGATGTCCATTTGAATCATTCATCACCTCAAATAGAAAATCAAAAACACCTTCAAATATCATATTTGTAACTACGGGGTCCTTAGTCAACAAGCTAGCTAGCAAGTGCTGTGAGCCAGATTGAGTCATAGCCGTCTGAGCTATATAGCTGCTTCCTAGCAATGAGTCATTGCCAAAGCTTGATTGATTCCCCATATCATTCAACGTTCTCGAACTTTGATACCAATTATCATTGGAATACATTCCACTCTTCTCAGCCACCTCATGAGATTGAAAACCAGCATATGCATCTACTCTAGGGTTCCCATTCCTTGTCAAAACCTGCCCATTCAGGTTGTTTGAACCCAAATATTCTCCTACAGAATCAACCATGCAAAACAAATAACAGTAAACTCAAACAGTCACAAACACATGTGTACGCACACAAACACAAACCATAAGTGATGAAGGGTTTACCTGCAGCGATGTCACTTTGACCTCTCCATATATCTTGTGAATACAATGGAACTGGAGCAGAGTGAGAATTTCCAAACCCAATTTCATGTTTGGGATAACAATAAGCCTCTGATTGTTGTTGTTGGGGTTTGGGTGGAGAAACATTAGAAGACGAACCTGGGGAAGAAGTATTGGTCTCTTTAGAGTCGTCCAT from Fragaria vesca subsp. vesca linkage group LG3, FraVesHawaii_1.0, whole genome shotgun sequence harbors:
- the LOC101313591 gene encoding pumilio homolog 12-like; protein product: MSVSGGTSPCGSLNPKKTSFQEEDLCLYFGKFRVKMDDSKETNTSSPGSSSNVSPPKPQQQQSEAYCYPKHEIGFGNSHSAPVPLYSQDIWRGQSDIAAGEYLGSNNLNGQVLTRNGNPRVDAYAGFQSHEVAEKSGMYSNDNWYQSSRTLNDMGNQSSFGNDSLLGSSYIAQTAMTQSGSQHLLASLLTKDPVVTNMIFEGVFDFLFEVMNDSNGHHVFAKLILSCSDNHLFLIVSKIAWNARLLIKISVSRYGSKSVQRLIKVLEKSPLIDIVIVALSSGFEELMTNRSGSFIILKCLNLLDNEKNQKLYEAAVNLCIPLAQNEKGCIYLNEFITNSKAPYRETLMNVISSKSKFLSQHPSGNFVLQHILGLHNPIYSEYICLELRDLYIQLSLQKGGSHVVEKCLNSSGMVHVVSVLLKYEKLCQVARDQYGNYVIQTALKATKSANSPLHQMLISKLLQNRNELVFGFGRKVLGLIDNGIPLE